Below is a window of Geomonas oryzisoli DNA.
TCCGCATCATTGGCGTTGTCCTCAACCAACAGTATCCGCTTTAGTTTTAACATCGCCATATCCCCTTACGCCCTCCAGGACAAATCACAGTAAAAGGACCGTTGGACACACAGATTTTACCACGTCTTTATCGCGATACACCAACAGCGTTAACCTGCCAGATGAACTGTGGGGCACCGCATTCAACTACCAACACTGGCCCGAATTCAGCTGCACGGATACTCTTGTAGAGCATAGCCACTCCCCCACAGGCAGTTGGACCAAGACTTCTCCCACCGTGAATGGCGAAAACAGACGCTTTCGAAGCAAGGTTCAGTTTTTCTGCTATATATCTTAACAGTAAGGTTACATCACATTATGACTTAAAGGAGAAGCAATGAAAGCTGCCATAGTTGTCGCATTAGCAGTGACCGCACTTTCCATCGGGGTGCTCCAGGCTGCACAGGAAGCGCCTAAACCTGCGCCCACATCCGGGACCAATCTTGGCAGTGTTACAGGTGGCATGTTTAAGGAAGCGCACCTGGTTATCGACAACAAATGTGTAACGTGCCATAGCGCTGAGCGCATCGAAAGCGCCATCGCCGCCGGCAAGGACATGCAAAAAATCCAGCACCGGATGGAACTCAAGGGAGTAAAGCTGACAGCGGACGAACAGTCCGTTTTGGGCATCTTCTACAAGCAAAGCCCGCTGAAACCCAAGAAGTAGTCGATGGCAACCTGGTCCGGGGGCTTACCAGCCCCCTTTGCTATCGATTGGTCCAGGTTATTTCTACCGGGTACCCCTTATTCTCGTAATAGGCACGGATGACCTTCCCCATATCGATTTCTTGCAGCAGTCCCAGGTCTGCCAACATGTGTAATACCTCTCCCACTGTCACAGGTTCTCTCCCGTGACAGTGGAACTCAATGAATACCCTCCCCTCCTTGATACCCACCTTCACAGGCTCATCAATAATCCGTACCTGCATGCCTTTGTGAGCTTTGACGAATAGCGAGGCAATGTCCTTCGGATACAGGCGCAAGCAACCATGACTCGATCGTCTGCCAATCCCCCAGGGGCGGTTCGTTCCATGTATGAGCATGTCTTGGCGAGACAGACGCAGGGCATGTCGCCCAAGGGGGTTGCGTACTCCAGGTGCGACCACAGCAGAAAGCTCGGGTCGCTGTCGACGTATCGATGCTGGGACATGCCAGCTAGGGTCGAGAATTTTTTCTACGATGACAAAGTTGCCCACCGGAGTTTCGGCCCCTTCATCGCCTATGCCTATGGGATAGGACTCGATGGCGGAGGAATTGGACTGGGGGAAATAGAAAAGACGTAACTCAGCCAAGTTCACCACAATCGAAGGTCGATCTGAAACTGCAGGGGGAATCCAAGCCGAAGGTATGGTAACAACGGTACCGGGTTTAGGGAGAACTGGATCGACCCCAGGGTTGGCATCTCGTATCTCGTTGTAGCCGAGATCGAATCTCCGGGCGATTTCGATGAGAGATTCCCTTTGCAGTACCACGTACCGACGCAGTTCTCCAATATACCCGCCGGGGTAGAGGGATCGACCCGGGGCAGCCGACTGATCTGCAAACGCGGGAGAAGTTAGCAGTACAAAGGTCGCTGCTAGAGCGCAGTGGA
It encodes the following:
- a CDS encoding L,D-transpeptidase family protein, with the translated sequence MVLQRESLIEIARRFDLGYNEIRDANPGVDPVLPKPGTVVTIPSAWIPPAVSDRPSIVVNLAELRLFYFPQSNSSAIESYPIGIGDEGAETPVGNFVIVEKILDPSWHVPASIRRQRPELSAVVAPGVRNPLGRHALRLSRQDMLIHGTNRPWGIGRRSSHGCLRLYPKDIASLFVKAHKGMQVRIIDEPVKVGIKEGRVFIEFHCHGREPVTVGEVLHMLADLGLLQEIDMGKVIRAYYENKGYPVEITWTNR
- a CDS encoding cytochrome C, whose amino-acid sequence is MKAAIVVALAVTALSIGVLQAAQEAPKPAPTSGTNLGSVTGGMFKEAHLVIDNKCVTCHSAERIESAIAAGKDMQKIQHRMELKGVKLTADEQSVLGIFYKQSPLKPKK